A stretch of Cicer arietinum cultivar CDC Frontier isolate Library 1 chromosome 5, Cicar.CDCFrontier_v2.0, whole genome shotgun sequence DNA encodes these proteins:
- the LOC101507935 gene encoding uncharacterized protein codes for MTKFRKLNRTAAHRISMFRTMVSQLVKHERIETTVAKAKEVRRFADNMVQLGKEGSECAAKCASRFVRGDDVLHKLFTELAYRYKDRAGGYTRMLRTRIRVGDAAPMAYLEFVDRDNELRQSKPPTPQQPQRAPLDPWTRSRLTRQFAPPKVKKSDSDSDF; via the exons ATGACAAAGTTCAGGAAGTTGAATAGAACCGCCGCTCACCGAATTTCCATGTTCAG AACCATGGTATCGCAGTTGGTGAAGCATGAGCGTATCGAAACTACTGTTGCCAAG GCTAAGGAGGTTAGAAGGTTTGCGGATAATATGGTACAACTTGGAAAAGAG GGATCCGAATGTGCTGCAAAGTGTGCCTCTAGATTCGTGCGAGGAGACGATGTCCTTCACAAGCTGTTTACGGAACTGGCTTATCGGTATAA GGATAGAGCTGGTGGATACACCAGGATGCTTCGGACTCGTATTCGAGTTGGTGATGCTGCACCAATGGCCTATCTTGA GTTCGTTGATAGAGATAATGAGCTTAGGCAGTCAAAGCCACCAACTCCTCAACAACCTCAAAGagcaccccttgatccttggaCGCGATCTCGTCTCACCAGGCAGTTTGCACCACCTAAAGTGAAAAAATctgattctgattctgatttttga
- the LOC101508570 gene encoding UDP-glucuronate:xylan alpha-glucuronosyltransferase 1, with amino-acid sequence MPSISISFFHLLLLHKPQIFYSFLSLFVLHNNNNNFVTTCWSKFAPYRDEMLHCMPLNMRGTMGTSPRAVEARHRLPASIEDLYKRRVPKSKVKDVEKPFHLSIQDRSSKCKFSFLKLILLITISATFVMFLYSPEVYNTNHLSGSGSRWIWGGSDARYMSNVDTDWYDIIKITEKRTGKNEFQGIGLLNFNKTEISHWKHNFPDAAHVVLHLEYAANNVTWESLYPEWIDEEEETEVPVCPSLPSLRSPGTRLNLIAVKLPCRNGDNWSRDVARLHLQLAAAGLATSFKGNYPIYVLFITNCFPVPNLFTCKELIGREGNVWLYRPNLSVLREKVQLPVGSCELALPMRGRELVYNGNAPREAYATILHSAHVYVCGAIAAAQSIRMSGSTRDLVILVDETISGYHRSGLEAAGWKVRTIQRIRNPKAEKDAYNEWNYSKFRLWQLTDYDKIIFIDADLLILRNIDFLFGMPEITATGNNATLFNSGVMVVEPSNCTFLLLMDHINEIESYNGGDQGYLNEIFTWWHRIPRHMNFLKHFWIGDEEEKKQMKTMLFGAEPPILYVLHYLGLKPWLCFRDYDCNWNADIFHEFASDVAHAKWWKVHDAMPELLQQFCLLPSKQKAQLEWDRSQAEIANYTDGHWRIKARDRRLNKCIDNLCNWKSMLRHWGETNWTDDESFTPTPPIVTLSSLSAL; translated from the exons ATGCCATCAATTAGTATTTCTTTcttccatcttcttcttcttcacaaGCCTCAGATATTTTACTCATTCTTATCTCTATTTGTGcttcacaacaacaacaacaattttgtAACCACGTGTTGGAGCAAATTTGCACCAT ATAGAGATGAGATGTTGCATTGCATGCCCCTGAATATGAGAGGAACAATGGGAACTTCTCCTCGTGCTGTTGAAGCTAGACACCGTTTGCCTGCATCCAT CGAAGATTTATACAAGAGAAGAGTGCCAAAAAGTAAAGTAAAAGATGTAGAGAAGCCTTTCCACTTATCTATCCAAGATAGAAGCTCAAAATGCAAGTTTTCTTTCTTAAAACTTATCCTATTGATAACCATTTCCGCCACTTTTGTAATGTTCCTCTACTCACCAGAAGTTTACAATACCAACCATTTATCAGGCTCTGGCTCACG GTGGATATGGGGTGGCTCAGATGCTCGGTACATGTCAAATGTAGATACTGATTGgtatgatataataaaaatcacaGAGAAGCGGACAGGAAAAAATGAATTTCAAGGCATTGGACTTCTAAATTTCAACAAGACTGAGATTTCTCACTGGAAGCATAATTTTCCTGATGCAGCACATGTTGTTCTGCATCTGGAGTATGCTGCAAACAATGTGACATGGGAGTCTCTATACCCAGAATGGATTGACGAGGAAGAAGAAACCGAAGTTCCTGTTTGTCCTTCTCTACCAAGTCTTAGATCTCCTGGTACAAGACTCAATCTCATTGCTGTCAAGCTTCCTTGTAGGAATGGAGATAATTGGTCAAGAGACGTTGCTCGTTTGCACCTGCAGCTTGCAGCTGCTGGCCTTGCTACCTCTTTCAAAGGCAACTACCCCATTTATGTGCTCTTCATTACAAACTGTTTTCCAGTACCAAATCTGTTTACCTGCAAGGAACTAATTGGACGTGAAGGAAATGTATGGTTATACAGACCAAACTTGAGTGTTTTGAGAGAAAAGGTTCAGCTTCCAGTTGGATCATGTGAACTTGCACTTCCTATGAGAGGCAGAG AACTGGTTTACAATGGAAATGCTCCAAGAGAAGCCTATGCAACAATTCTGCATTCAGCTCATGTTTATGTTTGTGGAGCCATAGCTGCAGCACAAAGCATCCGAATGTCCGGATCAACTAGAGACCTTGTAATACTTGTTGATGAGACGATCAGTGGATATCACAGAAGTGGTTTGGAAGCAGCGGGGTGGAAGGTTAGAACAATACAGAGAATCAGAAACCCCAAAGCTGAAAAAGATGCTTACAATGAATGGAACTACAGCAAATTCAGGTTGTGGCAGCTGACAgattatgacaaaataatattcattgaTGCAGATTTACTCATACTCAGAAACATAGATTTTCTATTTGGGATGCCGGAAATCACTGCAACTGGTAACAATGCCACTCTTTTTAACTCGGGTGTCATGGTGGTTGAACCATCAAACTGCACATTTCTGCTCCTGATGGATCATATTAATGAGATTGAGTCCTACAATGGAGGGGACCAAGGGTATTTGAATGAAATATTTACATGGTGGCACAGGATACCAAGACACATGAACTTCTTAAAGCATTTTTGGATTGGTGATGAGGAAGAGAAGAAACAAATGAAAACCATGCTGTTTGGTGCTGAGCCACCAATTCTCTATGTGCTTCACTATCTAGGTTTGAAGCCATGGTTGTGCTTCAGGGACTATGATTGTAACTGGAATGCTGATATATTTCATGAGTTTGCTAGTGATGTTGCACATGCAAAGTGGTGGAAGGTGCATGATGCAATGCCTGAGCTTTTACAACAGTTTTGCCTGTTGCCGTCAAAACAGAAGGCACAGTTGGAGTGGGATCGGAGTCAAGCGGAAATAGCAAACTACACAGACGGGCATTGGCGAATCAAAGCTAGAGATCGCCGCTTGAACAAGTGTATAGATAATCTGTGTAACTGGAAAAGCATGTTGCGGCATTGGGGAGAGACTAATTGGACAGATGATGAGTCTTTTACTCCCACACCTCCCATAGTTACCCTTTCGTCTCTTTCTGCTTTATGA
- the LOC101508250 gene encoding probable pectinesterase/pectinesterase inhibitor 51: protein MTTTRLRKPIKHFPIIRSTLLILSMASIPFILFLFLSLSHSTHSHSHFHSHSHYIHIQQACKATRFPHQCQTSLSSLFNNPNPIHIIQSAITLSSQNLFTAQSMLKTFLDASTGNRSRTTVAKSCLQVFQYSHHRISLTSHALSRGRTKDARAFMSAALAYQYNCWSGLKYANDTSLVFKTMSFLESLTILSSNALAMILNYDLFGNDTASWRPPRTERDGFWEGYGSGTFGSGPSVPANLTPNVTVCKEAGSGCYETVQEAVDAAPDDVDVGGGKFVIHIKEGVYEERVRVPLRKRNVVFLGDGIRKTIITGSANVGLQEGMTTYNSATVGVVGDGFMAKDLTIQNTAGANAHQAVAFRSDSDLSVIEKCEFIGNQDTLYAHSLRQFYKSCRIIGNVDFIFGNSASFFQDCEILVQPRQARPKKGENNAITAHGRTDPAQSTGFVFHNCLVNGTDKYMELYYSKPKVHKNYLGRPWKEYSRTIFIHSFLEALITPQGWMPWSGDFGLNTLYYGEFKNTGPGSNLTKRVSWSSQVPCRVSFKEMTGFIISVISSSWDVRFQKCHGENGIPNPASDQFCW, encoded by the exons ATGACAACCACCCGCCTCAGAAAACCCATTAAACATTTCCCAATCATCAGATCCACTCTCCTCATCCTCTCCATGGCATCCATCCCCTTCATCCTCTTCCTATTCCTCTCCCTCTCCCACTCAACCCATTCCCATTCCCATTTTCATTCACATTCCCATTACATTCACATCCAACAAGCTTGCAAAGCCACCCGCTTCCCTCACCAATGCCAAACCTCTCTCTCCTCCCTATTCAACAACCCAAACCCCATCCACATTATCCAATCCGCCATAACACTCTCCTCTCAAAACCTCTTCACCGCCCAATCCATGCTCAAAACCTTCCTAGACGCTTCCACAGGAAACCGCTCCCGAACCACCGTCGCCAAGAGCTGCCTCCAAGTCTTCCAATACTCTCATCACCGTATATCTCTCACATCACATGCACTCTCACGTGGAAGAACCAAAGACGCACGTGCCTTCATGAGCGCTGCATTGGCTTATCAGTATAACTGCTGGTCCGGTCTCAAATACGCAAACGACACTTCACTCGTCTTCAAAACGATGTCGTTTCTTGAATCCCTCACCATCCTCTCCAGTAACGCTCTCGCCATGATTCTCAACTACGACCTCTTTGGAAACGACACCGCTTCATGGAGGCCGCCTCGCACCGAGCGTGACGGTTTTTGGGAGGGTTACGGCTCGGGTACATTCGGCTCTGGACCTTCCGTACCCGCGAATCTTACGCCGAATGTTACGGTGTGTAAGGAAGCGGGAAGTGGGTGTTATGAGACGGTGCAGGAAGCGGTTGATGCTGCGCCTGATGACGTGGATGTTGGAGGAGGGAAATTTGTGATACACATAAAGGAAGGGGTTTATGAAGAAAGGGTTAGGGTTCCGTTAAGGAAGAGGAACGTTGTGTTTTTGGGTGATGGTATTCGTAAAACTATCATCACCGGCTCTGCTAACGTGGGACTACAAGAGGGGATGACAACCTATAACTCTGCCACCGTAG GGGTTGTTGGGGATGGATTCATGGCAAAGGATCTCACTATCCAAAACACAGCAGGTGCTAATGCTCACCAAGCAGTGGCATTTAGATCAGACAGTGATCTTTCTGTTATCGAGAAATGTGAATTCATAGGAAATCAAGATACTCTCTATGCTCATTCCTTGCGTCAGTTTTATAAATCTTGTCGTATTATAGGCAATGTGGACTTCATCTTTGGAaactcagcttcattcttccaAGACTGCGAAATCCTAGTCCAGCCCAGGCAAGCAAGGCCAAAGAAAGGGGAGAACAATGCCATTACTGCACATGGCAGAACAGACCCTGCTCAGTCAACTGGCTTTGTTTTCCACAATTGCTTGGTTAATGGTACCGATAAATATATGGAATTGTATTATAGCAAGCCTAAAGTACACAAGAACTATCTAGGAAGGCCATGGAAGGAGTATTCTAGAACaattttcattcattctttctTGGAAGCCCTTATCACACCACAGGGTTGGATGCCATGGAGTGGAGATTTTGGGCTGAATACACTGTACTATGGGGAATTCAAGAACACTGGACCTGGTTCTAATTTGACTAAGAGAGTGTCCTGGAGTAGCCAGGTTCCT TGCAGGGTTTCATTCAAGGAGATGACTGGGTTCATCATATCAGTTATTAGCTCATCATGGGATGTGA GATTTCAGAAATGCCATGGGGAGAACGGAATTCCAAATCCTGCATCAGATCAGTTTTGCTGGTAG
- the LOC101508882 gene encoding zinc finger CCCH domain-containing protein 38-like produces MSGTDRKRSSKWDLGDELEFSPGSKQMRPGWSSADVAGRNSSKRAYSQGNDKLRPVMGFSSKEFSGGRGSNKDGDLNKDHRVVDTRREWDTDGNYSKKMSPWPEERKQQRHSQSPNNGWSRSSRSRSRSPPRGFRSSRSRSPRGFRWDSGVDDRKRMRVGGSTQPCRDFPAGKCRRGSLCNFLHDDNQNHDNSWESKHWEDGAPRYSAPHESVDHSLKSGRSNEACINFAKGRCRMGASCKFVHDDDSDGYGKVSMDEFTREREINRRHRDSSFEQGGGHAPNRTSDTPCKFFANGNCRNGKYCRFAHDKQACRSPNRRLRDDRRASNPSGDRQMLDRRKSSNSISPDRRLKDDKRGLDGDVADPDIVGDSPKQNDTVSVTDTAKLIENKSGNVGATERGSTAWPMTDGWDHGLDKSRLHGKPSISSDKKEADRWIAENTGANMHGSQPIGTDIWPGDAEMSPDWNYRMGSSSHMEEPGQNKHGISQGGTYLSTSEHSKIQVAPGQGINQITQNVNPLHTSSSHAIGQSQVAVPILPSREGIVDAMHSQEVCTEKKYTMEPNIMDPGLSHVSSRNPSTQNEVSNEQLAQLTNLSASLAHILGAGQQLPQLYAALNSHDLKDSPSLAKTQVPAIPVSIACFKPDPAVGLPKPYDPMHDSIEQKNADASGVLPAIPQSKNIAEVETLSQLSKSGRQNCGDSIKAASSEFVKSDNLIQLQPGQNTVVNKDNNEEVAKERQSSQDGHHKSTKENGPQNMDQNGGPDDANKAKDMKGIRAFKFALAEFVKELLKPTWKEGQITKEDYKTIVKKVVDKVTGTMQGANIPQTQEKIDHYLSFSKPKLNKLVQAYVEKVQKS; encoded by the exons ATGAGTGGAACCGACAGAAAGCGCTCTTCAAAGTGGGATTTGGGCGATGAGCTTGAATTCTCACCTGGTAGCAAGCAAATGCGGCCTGGGTGGTCTTCTGCAGATGTTGCTGGTAGAAATAGTTCAAAACGGGCTTATTCACAAGGAAATGATAAATTAAGACCTGTTATGGGATTTTCATCAAAGGAATTTTCTGGAGGCAGAGGTTCAAATAAGGACGGTGATTTGAATAAAGATCATAGAGTTGTGGATACAAGAAGAGAATGGGACACTGATGGAAATTACAGCAAAAAGATGTCTCCTTGGCCAGAGGAACGGAAACAGCAGAGGCATAGTCAATCCCCCAATAATGGTTGGAGCAG GAGCAGTCGGAGCCGGAGCCGGAGCCCTCCTCGTGGTTTTAG GAGCAGTCGAAGCCGGAGCCCTCGTGGTTTTAGGTGGGATTCAGGAGTCGACGATAGAAAAAGGATGAGGGTTGGAGGATCAACACAACCATGCAGAGATTTTCCTGCTGGTAAATGCAGAAGAGGCAGTCTTTGCAATTTTCTACATGATGATAACCAAAATCATGATAATAGTTGGGAAAGTAAGCACTGGGAAGATGGAGCTCCTAGATATTCTGCTCCTCATGAGAGCGTGGACCATTCTCTTAAGAGTGGTAGATCTAATGAAGCCTGTATAAATTTTGCAAAAGGCAGGTGTAGAATGGGAGCATCTTGCAAGTTTGTGCATGATGACGACTCTGATGGATATGGTAAAGTTTCTATGGATGAATTCACTAGAGAAAGAGAAATCAACAGAAGGCATAGAGATAGTTCTTTTGAGCAGGGTGGCGGGCATGCGCCTAACCGCACTAGTGATACTCCTTGCAAATTTTTTGCTAATGGCAATTGTCGTAATGGTAAATATTGTAGATTTGCTCATGATAAGCAAGCATGTAGGAGCCCTAATAGAAGATTAAGGGATGATAGACGGGCCAGCAATCCAAGTGGAGATCGTCAAATGTTGGATAGACGAAAATCGAGCAATTCCATCAGTCCTGATAGAAGGCTTAAAGATGATAAGCGGGGTTTGGATGGCGATGTGGCTGATCCAGATATAGTTGGGGACAGTCCAAAGCAGAACGATACAGTTTCTGTAACTGATACAGCAAAGCTGATCGAGAACAAAAGTGGAAATGTCGGTGCCACAGAGCGAGGATCTACTGCTTGGCCTATGACGGATGGATGGGATCATGGTTTAGATAAGAGCAGACTGCATGGTAAACCATCAATTTCGAGTGATAAGAAGGAAGCCGATCGTTGGATAGCAGAAAATACTGGTGCCAACATGCATGGCTCCCAGCCAATAGGTACAGACATTTGGCCGGGTGATGCAGAAATGTCTCCTGATTGGAATTATAGGATGGGATCTTCCAGTCATATGGAAGAACCTGGACAGAATAAGCATGGGATAAGCCAGGGTGGTACTTATTTATCTACCTCTGAACACAGCAAAATACAAGTTGCTCCAG GACAAGGCATCAATCAGATTACTCAGAATGTAAATCCTTTGCATACTTCCAGCTCTCATGCAATTGGGCAAAGTCAAGTGGCCGTTCCCATTCTTCCTTCAAGAGAAGGAATTGTTGATGCTATGCACAGCCAAGAAGTCTGTACTGAGAAAAAGTACACCATGGAACCTAATATCATGGATCCAGGCTTATCTCATGTTAGTTCAAGAAACCCTTCAACTCAGAATGAAGTAAGCAATGAACAGCTTGCTCAACTCACCAATCTCTCAGCCTCTCTAGCTCATATCCTTGGAGCAGGTCAGCAGCTGCCGCAGCTATATGCTGCTTTAAATTCTCATGATTTAAAGGACAGTCCTTCCCTAGCAAAAACTCAAGTGCCTGCAATACCTGTTTCGATTGCATGCTTCAAACCAGATCCAGCTGTTGGACTCCCGAAGCCGTATGATCCAATGCATGATAGTATTGAGCAAAAGAACGCGGATGCAAGTGGGGTGCTCCCAGCTATTCCTCAAAGTAAAAATATTGCTGAAGTAGAAACTCTCTCGCAGTTGTCTAAATCTGGAAGACAAAATTGTGGTGATTCTATTAAGGCTGCCTCCTCAGAATTTGTCAAGAGTGATAATCTAATCCAGTTGCAGCCTGGTCAAAACACAGTGGTTAACAAGGATAACAATGAAGAGGTTGCTAAGGAAAGGCAAAGCTCTCAAGATGGTCATCATAAAAGTACAAAAGAAAATGGTCCGCAAAATATGGACCAAAATGGTGGGCCTGACGATGCCAATAAAGCAAAGGATATGAAAGGGATTCGTGCATTTAAATTTGCACTGGCTGAGTTTGTTAAGGAGCTTCTGAAACCAACATGGAAAGAAGGTCAAATCACTAAAGAAGATTATAAAACAATTGTGAAGAAAGTTGTTGATAAAGTAACTGGTACCATGCAGGGGGCCAATATTCCTCAGACACAAGAAAAAATTGACCACTATTTGTCATTTTCAAAACCAAAGCTCAACAAACTTGTTCAG GCATATGTGGAGAAGGTTCAGAAGTCTTAG
- the LOC101509198 gene encoding cell wall / vacuolar inhibitor of fructosidase 2, whose protein sequence is MMTCKIFFSLFLLLFLSHPNLCTFVNGDATLIKNTCKNTKYYNLCFSSLKSDPSSPNADTKGLALIMVGIGMTNATSTSSYLSSKLLTPTNNTTLKRVLKECEDKYNYAGDALQASVQDLANEEYDYAYMHITAAKDYPNACHNAFKRVNDLVYPTELANRENGLKHICDVAMGIIDNLINW, encoded by the coding sequence ATGATGACTTGTAAGATCTTCTTCTCACTATTTCTCCTCCTCTTCCTATCACACCCTAATCTATGCACATTTGTGAATGGAGATGCCACTTTAATCAAAAACACATGCAAGAACACAAAGTACTACAATCTATGTTTCTCTTCTCTCAAATCTGATCCTAGCAGTCCAAATGCAGATACAAAGGGACTAGCTCTGATCATGGTTGGGATTGGAATGACAAATGCAACTTCAACTTCTTCATATTTGTCTTCGAAGTTGCTTACTCCTACAAACAACACTACCTTAAAAAGGGTCCTCAAAGAGTGTGAAGATAAGTATAATTATGCTGGTGATGCACTCCAAGCTTCAGTGCAGGATTTGGCTAATGAAGAATATGATTATGCTTATATGCACATAACTGCAGCCAAAGATTACCCAAATGCTTGTCACAATGCATTTAAAAGGGTTAATGATTTAGTTTATCCTACTGAGCTTGCTAATAGAGAAAATGGTTTGAAACATATTTGTGATGTGGCTATGGGGATCATTGATAATCTAATTAACTGGTAG